Part of the Streptomyces sp. HSG2 genome, TCCTGATGAAGACGCTCCGCCTCCGCTAGGCCCGCCGCGGGCCGGGCTCGCGTCGGCCGGACGGTCGCCCCCGCGCGAGGGGTTCCCGGACCGGCGCGCGCCGAAGGCACACGCGCGGCCGTTCCTCGCGCCTCCGCACCCCCGCACACCGTCTCGACGAGGAGAACACGTGCCGCAGGAGCGATCGGTGACCGACAGTGAGGACAAGGGACGCGGATACGACTACGACGTCGTCGTCGTCGGCTCGGGGTTCGGAGGCTCGGTCGCCGCCTTGCGGCTGACCGAGAAGGGCTACCGGGTCGGGGTCCTGGAAGCGGGGCGACGCTTCACCCGCGACACGCTGCCCAAGAACTCCTGGGACCTCGCCAACTACCTCTGGGCGCCCCGCCTCGGCCTGTACGGCCTGCAACGCGTCCACTTCCTGGGGAGCGTCATGGTGCTGGCCGGCGCCGGGGTGGGCGGCGGCTCGCTCAACTACGCCAACACCCTGTACGAACCGCCCCGGCCGTTCTTCGAGGACCCCCAGTGGCGGGACGTCACCGACTGGCGAGCCGAGCTGGAGCCGTACTACGAGCAGGGCCGGCGCATGCTGGGGGTGCGGGTCAACCCGACGACGACCGAGTCCGACACGCACCTGAAGGCCGCCGCCGAACGGATGGGCTGCGGCGAGACCTTCCACATGGCGCCCGTCGGCGTCTTCTTCGGCGACGGGGAGGACAGCGACGGGAAGACACGGGCGAGGCCGGGGCGGAAGGCCCCGGATCCCTACTTCGGCGGCGCGGGGCCGGAACGCCACGCCTGCACGGAATGCGGCGCGTGCATGACCGGCTGCCGGGTCGGCGCCAAGAACACCCTGACGGAGAACTACCTCCACCTCGCCGAGCGTGCCGGCGCGGTGATCCACCCCATGACCACGGTCGTCTCGGTCACCGAGGACGGGCGCGGCGGCCACGTCGTCGTCTGCCGCCCCACGGCCGGCCTCGGACGTGGCCGGCCCGGCCGTACCCTCAGGGCACGCCACGTCGTCCTGGCCGCCGGGACCTACGGAACCCAGACGCTCCTCCACCGCATGCGGGCGAAGGGACTCCTGCCGCGCGTCAGCGACCGGCTCGGCATGCTCACCCGCACCAACTCCGAGGCCCTGGTGGGAGCCCAGACCGACGACCGGCGCTACCGACGCGCCACCGGACGGCGACGCGTGGACTTCACCCGCGGGGTGGCGATCACCTCGTCGATCCACCCGGACGCCGACACCCACATCGAGCCGGTCCGCTATGGCAAGGGCTCCAACGCCATGGGGTGCCTGTCCACCGTCCAGGTGCCCTACGCCGGCGACGACGCGCCGGGCCTCGCGCGGGTGCGCGGCTACCTCGCGCGAGTGGCCCGACACCCGCTGCCGGCCCTGCGGTCGCTGTCCAATCGACGCTGGTCGGAGCGGACCGTCATCGCCTTGGTGATGCAGTCCCTGGACAACTCCCTCACGACCCGCCTCAGGGCGAGGGGCCTCGGCAAGGGTTCGTTGACCGCCCGTCAGGGCCACGGCGCGCCCAACCCCCGACAGATCCGGGCGGCGACCGAGTCCGCCTCGGCTCTCGCCGAGGAGATCAACGGCTTTCCGGGCTCCAATCTCGGCGAGGTGGTGGGCAGGCCGTTCACCGCGCACTTCCTGGGGGGCTGCCCCATCGGCGCCGATCGGGACTCCGGTGTGATCGACCCGTATCACCGGCTGTACGGGCACCCGGGGGTCTCCGTGGTCGACGGGGCCGCGGTCTCGGCCAATCTGGGGGTCAATCCGTCCCTGACCATCACCGCCCAGGCGGAGCGGGCGATGTCGTACTGGCCCAACAACGGAGACCCCGACCCGCGGCCCGGCCAGGGGGAGGCGTACCGCCGACTGAGCCCGGTCGCGCCGCGCAAGCCCGCGGTGCCGACCGACGCCTTCGGCGCCCTGCGGCTGCCCCTTCTCGGGGTGCCGCCGGTTCCGCCGAGGCGGTAGGGCGCACGCGCCGGCCCGCCCCGTCGGTGGACACCTCCTCGCGACCCGCCCCGGGTGGGGTCCGGTCGGCGTCGCCGGGGCCGGGAAACGCGAGAGGGACCCGCGCCCCCCTCCGAGCGCGGGTCCCTCCTGGCTCACGTGCTCAGTCGCACACGTCGTTTCTCCGTCGGCGGGTCAGGCGGGCGAACCGGTCTTGCGACGCTTCACCGCGAAGACGGCGCCGGCACCCACGACGACGGCGGCGCCGCCGATCAGGCCGATCATGGGCAGCGCGGAGCTGGAACCGGTCTCGGCGAGGCTGCCGGTGATCTCCTTGACGCCACCCTGCGGCTTCACCGCGGTGTCGGCCGGGGTGGTGGGCCTGTCACCGTTCGGCACGGCGTCCTGGACGTCGTCCGGCTTGTCGCTGGAGGCGCCCAGCACGGTCAGGTCGTAGAACTCGCCGTTGAAGCGGCAGGTGCCGTCGGCGCCCGCGTACACGGCCTCGCTCAGGGCGAGGGCGGTGCCCGCCGGGGCGGACTCGTCGATCCGCACGCGCATGTCGAAGGTGACGGTGGCGCCCTTCTCCAGGGTGCCGACCATGCCGACGAAGGAACCGGAGAAGTCGAACGACTCACCGTCGAACTCGATGCCTTCCTGGAAGGCCGAGGTCCACCGGCCGTTCTCCTTGACCTCGATCTCCGCCAGGTCGATGTAGAGCGAGGCGTCCTCGTCGTTGGTCTCCAGGTACTCGGTGTAGGCCTCGACCCAGACGTCCTTCAGGTCCGTGTCGGTGCCGTTCTCGACGACGAACCGGAACTCGTGCCAGCCGGTGCCGGCCACGATGGTGTTCGGCAGCCCGGAGAGGGTCGAGCTGATCTTCTCGTCCCAGTCCTGGTCCTCGCAGGAGGCGTAGGGGTCCCAGGTCGGCTCGCCGGGCGTGTCCGACTCGTCCTTCGACTCCTCGCCGGCCTCCTCCTCGCCGGCCTCCTCCTCGCCGGTCTCCTCGTCCCCGCCGGACTCGCCGCCGCTGCCGGCGCCCTCGGAGTTCTCCTCAGTGGCATCGCCGTCGCCGGAGTTCTCCCCGGTGGCGTCCTCCCCGGTCGTCCCCTCCCCGGTCGTCTCGTCACCGGTCGTCTCGTCACCGGTGGGGTCGCCCCCGGAGGTGTCCTCCTCGGACGGGGAGTCCTGCTCACCGTCGGCTTCGCCGCCGGTTGCGGGGGACTCGCCGCCGCCCGCGTCCGTCCCCTCGGACGTGGAGTCGTTCGGCGTGGTGTCCTCCGGGGCGGTGACGCCGGTGGAGGGGGCGGGGTCGTCGCCCGTCGCGAACGCTGCCGGGGCCGAGAGGAGGGCGAGCGGCGCGAGAACGGTCGTCGCGGCGGCGACGCCCATGGCGCGGCGAAGCTTCATGAAGACCTCGAGAGTCATGAGTGCTGCGGCGGGCGCAGCACGCGCTGATGGGCGACGTCGCGGGGTGCGGACGTGGCCCTTGGGTCGGAAGGTGTGATCATCGAGACCCTCGAATGGTTGTGCAAAGCTGACAGCATTCTTATGTGTCCTGCGTCACTTCCTCTCGGCTGGGTCGACTTGAGACCGATTCCGACAGGGGGTGGCCTCTTCGGGCGCCGGGTGGTGCGGGTCGGTGCGCCCGGCGGGGCACGCTGCGGCGTCCCCCCTCGCCGCCGTTCCTCCCGTTGGACGCTCGGGGGGAACGGCGGCGGCCGTGCCTCCCGTCGGGGTCCGCCGGTGCCGCACCGGGCGGCCCGGTCCCTCGGTAGAATCGGCAAGCGTCAGACCCCGCCCCACCGCCGGAAGGCACCTCGTGTCATCAGCGCCTCCCGCTGCCGCCGCCCCCGACACCGTCCTGGTCGTCGACTTCGGCGCGCAGTACGCCCAGCTCATCGCCCGTCGCGTCCGCGAGGCCCGGGTCTACAGCGAGATCGTACCGAGCACCATGCCGGTGGAGGAGATGCTCGCGCGCAAGCCCGCGGCGATCATTCTCTCCGGCGGCCCGTCGTCGGTGTACGCGCCGGGGGCCCCGACGGTCGATCGTTCGCTCTTCGAGGCGGGCGTGCCGGTCTTCGGCATGTGCTACGGGTTCCAGTTGATGGCGCAGGCCCTGGGGGGGACGGTCGACAACACCGGCTCCCGCGAGTACGGCCGCACCGGACTGGCCGTCTCCCGCCCGTCCTCCACCCTCTTCGAGGGCACCCCGGCCGAGCAGTCGGTGTGGATGTCGCACGGCGACGCCTGTTCCGCCGCCCCCGAGGGCTTCACCGTCACCGCCTCCACCGACATCGTGCCGGTCGCCGCCTTCGAGAACGACGCCCGCAGGCTGTACGGCGTCCAGTACCACCCCGAGGTGATGCACTCCACGCACGGGCAGCAGGTACTGGAGCACTTCCTCTACCGCGGCGCGGGCCTGGCGCCGTCGTGGACCATGGGCAACGTGATCGAGGAGCGGATCGCCGCGATCCGCGAGCAGGTCGGCGACCGTCGCGCGATCTGCGGTCTGTCCGGCGGGGTGGACTCGGCCGTCGCCGCCGCGCTCGTCCAGAAGGCCATCGGCTCCCGGCTGACCTGTGTCTACGTGGACCACGGACTCATGCGCAAGGGCGAGACCGAGCAGGTCGAGAAGGACTTCGTCGCCGCGACCGGTGTCCAGTTGAAGGTCGTGGACGCCGCCGAGCGGTTCCTGGACGCCTTGCGCGGGGTCTCCGACCCCGAGGAGAAGCGGAAGATCATCGGACGGGAGTTCATCCGGGTCTTCGAACGGGCCCAGGCGGAGATCGTCGCCGACCAGGGGCCGGCGGTGGAGTTCCTCGTCCAGGGGACCCTCTACCCGGACGTCGTCGAATCCGGTGGCGGCACCGGAGCGGCCAACATCAAGTCGCACCACAACGTCGGCGGGCTCCCCGAGGACCTGGAGTTCGGGCTCGTGGAGCCGCTGCGCCGACTCTTCAAGGACGAGGTCCGGATGGTCGGTCAGGAACTCGGGCTGCCGGAGGAGATCGTGCAGCGACAGCCGTTCCCCGGCCCCGGCCTCGGTATCCGCATCGTCGGGGAGGTGACCCGGGACCGACTCGACCTGCTGCGCGAAGCCGACGCCATCGCCCGCGAGGAGTTGACGGCCGCGGGCCTCGACCGCGACATCTGGCAGTGCCCGGTGGTCCTGCTCGCCGACGTGCGCTCCGTCGGCGTCCAGGGGGACGGGCGGACCTACGGTCACCCCGTCGTCCTGCGTCCGGTCTCCTCCGAGGACGCCATGACCGCCGACTGGTCCCGACTCCCGTACGAGGTGCTCGCGCGGATCTCGACACGGATCACCAACGAGGTCGCCGACGTGAACCGGGTCGTGCTGGACGTGACCAGCAAGCCGCCGGGCACCATCGAGTGGGAGTGAGGCGCGCCTGACGGCGGCGTGCCTCGAACCGGCCGGGCACGTCG contains:
- a CDS encoding GMC family oxidoreductase, with translation MTDSEDKGRGYDYDVVVVGSGFGGSVAALRLTEKGYRVGVLEAGRRFTRDTLPKNSWDLANYLWAPRLGLYGLQRVHFLGSVMVLAGAGVGGGSLNYANTLYEPPRPFFEDPQWRDVTDWRAELEPYYEQGRRMLGVRVNPTTTESDTHLKAAAERMGCGETFHMAPVGVFFGDGEDSDGKTRARPGRKAPDPYFGGAGPERHACTECGACMTGCRVGAKNTLTENYLHLAERAGAVIHPMTTVVSVTEDGRGGHVVVCRPTAGLGRGRPGRTLRARHVVLAAGTYGTQTLLHRMRAKGLLPRVSDRLGMLTRTNSEALVGAQTDDRRYRRATGRRRVDFTRGVAITSSIHPDADTHIEPVRYGKGSNAMGCLSTVQVPYAGDDAPGLARVRGYLARVARHPLPALRSLSNRRWSERTVIALVMQSLDNSLTTRLRARGLGKGSLTARQGHGAPNPRQIRAATESASALAEEINGFPGSNLGEVVGRPFTAHFLGGCPIGADRDSGVIDPYHRLYGHPGVSVVDGAAVSANLGVNPSLTITAQAERAMSYWPNNGDPDPRPGQGEAYRRLSPVAPRKPAVPTDAFGALRLPLLGVPPVPPRR
- a CDS encoding LAETG motif-containing sortase-dependent surface protein — its product is MKLRRAMGVAAATTVLAPLALLSAPAAFATGDDPAPSTGVTAPEDTTPNDSTSEGTDAGGGESPATGGEADGEQDSPSEEDTSGGDPTGDETTGDETTGEGTTGEDATGENSGDGDATEENSEGAGSGGESGGDEETGEEEAGEEEAGEESKDESDTPGEPTWDPYASCEDQDWDEKISSTLSGLPNTIVAGTGWHEFRFVVENGTDTDLKDVWVEAYTEYLETNDEDASLYIDLAEIEVKENGRWTSAFQEGIEFDGESFDFSGSFVGMVGTLEKGATVTFDMRVRIDESAPAGTALALSEAVYAGADGTCRFNGEFYDLTVLGASSDKPDDVQDAVPNGDRPTTPADTAVKPQGGVKEITGSLAETGSSSALPMIGLIGGAAVVVGAGAVFAVKRRKTGSPA
- the guaA gene encoding glutamine-hydrolyzing GMP synthase, with amino-acid sequence MSSAPPAAAAPDTVLVVDFGAQYAQLIARRVREARVYSEIVPSTMPVEEMLARKPAAIILSGGPSSVYAPGAPTVDRSLFEAGVPVFGMCYGFQLMAQALGGTVDNTGSREYGRTGLAVSRPSSTLFEGTPAEQSVWMSHGDACSAAPEGFTVTASTDIVPVAAFENDARRLYGVQYHPEVMHSTHGQQVLEHFLYRGAGLAPSWTMGNVIEERIAAIREQVGDRRAICGLSGGVDSAVAAALVQKAIGSRLTCVYVDHGLMRKGETEQVEKDFVAATGVQLKVVDAAERFLDALRGVSDPEEKRKIIGREFIRVFERAQAEIVADQGPAVEFLVQGTLYPDVVESGGGTGAANIKSHHNVGGLPEDLEFGLVEPLRRLFKDEVRMVGQELGLPEEIVQRQPFPGPGLGIRIVGEVTRDRLDLLREADAIAREELTAAGLDRDIWQCPVVLLADVRSVGVQGDGRTYGHPVVLRPVSSEDAMTADWSRLPYEVLARISTRITNEVADVNRVVLDVTSKPPGTIEWE